One Kitasatospora sp. NBC_01266 genomic window carries:
- the thrC gene encoding threonine synthase, which produces MATATPAPSATVDLGPAAALSCRECGTRFPLGPSFACLECFGPLEIAYDFAGYDAEQLRKQIEAGPASIWRYAPLLPVPADVAGKPNLNPGWTPLVKADNLGRELGFTAQLHVKDDSGNPTHSFKDRVVACAIEAARAFDFTTLSCSSTGNLAGAVGAAAARAGFKSCVFIPHDLEQGKVVMAGVYGGELVGIEGNYDDVNRFCSELIGDPAGEGWGFVNVNLRPYYGEGSKTLAYEICEQLGWRLPEQLVIPIASGSQLTKIDKGLQELIKLGLVEDRPYKIFGAQAAGCSPVAAAFKAGRDVIKPVKPDTIAKSLAIGNPADGPYVLDIARRTGGAVEDVTDAEVVAAIRLLARTEGIFAETAGGVTIGVLRKLVENGLLDPAKETVAINTGDGLKTLDAVADAGLTATIRPTLESFRAAGLAS; this is translated from the coding sequence ATGGCTACCGCTACCCCTGCACCCTCCGCGACCGTCGACCTCGGCCCCGCCGCCGCGCTGTCCTGTCGCGAGTGCGGCACCCGCTTCCCGCTCGGCCCCAGCTTCGCCTGCCTGGAGTGCTTCGGCCCGCTGGAGATCGCCTACGACTTCGCCGGCTACGACGCCGAGCAGCTGCGCAAGCAGATCGAGGCGGGACCGGCCTCGATCTGGCGCTACGCCCCGCTGCTGCCGGTGCCCGCCGACGTGGCCGGCAAGCCCAACCTGAACCCCGGCTGGACCCCGCTGGTGAAGGCGGACAACCTGGGCCGCGAGCTCGGTTTCACCGCCCAGCTGCACGTCAAGGACGACTCCGGCAACCCCACCCACTCCTTCAAGGACCGGGTGGTGGCCTGCGCCATCGAGGCCGCCCGCGCCTTCGACTTCACCACCCTGTCCTGCTCGTCCACCGGCAACCTGGCCGGCGCGGTGGGCGCCGCGGCGGCCCGCGCCGGGTTCAAGTCCTGCGTCTTCATCCCGCACGACCTGGAGCAGGGCAAGGTCGTGATGGCCGGTGTCTACGGCGGCGAGCTGGTCGGCATCGAGGGCAACTACGACGACGTGAACCGGTTCTGCTCCGAGCTGATCGGTGACCCGGCCGGCGAGGGCTGGGGCTTCGTCAACGTCAACCTGCGCCCGTACTACGGCGAGGGCTCCAAAACCCTGGCATACGAGATCTGCGAGCAGCTCGGCTGGCGGCTGCCGGAGCAGCTCGTCATCCCGATCGCCTCGGGCTCCCAGCTCACCAAGATCGACAAGGGGCTGCAGGAGCTGATCAAGCTCGGCCTGGTCGAGGACCGGCCGTACAAGATCTTCGGCGCCCAGGCGGCCGGCTGCTCCCCGGTCGCCGCCGCCTTCAAGGCCGGCCGCGACGTGATCAAGCCGGTCAAGCCGGACACCATCGCCAAGTCGCTGGCGATCGGCAACCCGGCCGACGGCCCGTACGTGCTGGACATCGCCCGGCGCACCGGCGGCGCGGTCGAGGACGTCACCGACGCCGAGGTGGTGGCCGCGATCAGGCTGCTGGCCCGCACCGAGGGGATCTTCGCCGAGACCGCCGGCGGGGTGACCATCGGCGTGCTCAGGAAGCTGGTGGAGAACGGCCTGCTGGACCCGGCCAAGGAGACCGTCGCGATCAACACCGGGGACGGGCTCAAGACGCTGGACGCGGTCGCCGACGCCGGGCTGACCGCGACCATCCGGCCGACCCTGGAGTCCTTCCGGGCCGCCGGCCTGGCCTCCTGA
- a CDS encoding ubiquitin-like small modifier protein 1 has protein sequence MSATVRIPTILRTYTDGRSEVSAEGATLQEVIADLEQNHPGIAQRILDEAGKLRRFVNVYVNDDDVRFAEGLATAVGDGAGVSIIPAVAGGC, from the coding sequence ATGAGCGCGACCGTCCGCATTCCGACCATCCTGCGTACCTACACCGACGGCAGGTCCGAGGTGAGCGCCGAGGGCGCCACCCTGCAGGAGGTCATCGCCGACCTGGAGCAGAACCACCCCGGAATCGCCCAGCGGATCCTGGACGAGGCCGGCAAGCTTCGCCGCTTCGTCAACGTGTACGTGAACGACGACGACGTGCGATTCGCCGAGGGCCTGGCCACCGCGGTCGGCGACGGCGCCGGCGTGTCGATCATCCCGGCGGTGGCCGGCGGCTGCTGA
- a CDS encoding cold-shock protein translates to MAQGTVKWFNAEKGYGFIAVDGGADVFVHYSAIQMDGYRTLEEGQRVEFEISQGQKGPQADMVRAAV, encoded by the coding sequence ATGGCTCAGGGCACCGTCAAGTGGTTCAACGCGGAGAAGGGCTACGGCTTCATCGCGGTCGACGGTGGTGCGGACGTGTTCGTCCACTACAGCGCGATCCAGATGGACGGCTACCGCACCCTTGAAGAGGGCCAGCGGGTTGAGTTCGAGATCTCCCAGGGGCAGAAGGGCCCGCAGGCGGACATGGTCCGCGCGGCGGTCTGA
- the groL gene encoding chaperonin GroEL (60 kDa chaperone family; promotes refolding of misfolded polypeptides especially under stressful conditions; forms two stacked rings of heptamers to form a barrel-shaped 14mer; ends can be capped by GroES; misfolded proteins enter the barrel where they are refolded when GroES binds): protein MAKIIAFDEEARRGLERGMNQLADAVKVTLGPKGRNVVLEKKWGAPTITNDGVSIAKEIELEDPYEKIGAELVKEVAKKTDDVAGDGTTTATVLAQALVREGLRNVAAGANPMALKRGIEKAVAAVSDQLLAQAKDVETKEQIASTASISAADTQIGELIAEAMDKVGKEGVITVEESNTFGLELELTEGMRFDKGYISAYFATDLERMEASFEDPYILIANSKIGSVKDLLPLLEKVMQSGKPLVIIAEDVEGEALSTLVVNKIRGTFKSVAVKAPGFGDRRKAMLGDIAILTGGTVISEEVGLKLENAGLELLGTARKVVITKDETTIVDGGGDSEQVAGRVNQIRAEIENSDSDYDREKLQERLAKLAGGVAVIKAGAATEVELKERKHRIEDAVRNAKAAVEEGIVAGGGVALLQAGVAFDKLELEGDEATGANIVKVALEAPIKQIATNAGLEGGVVVEKVRNLPAGHGLNAATNEYVDLIASGIIDPAKVTRSALQNAASIAALFLTTEAVIADKPEKAAPAAGGGMPGGDMDF, encoded by the coding sequence ATGGCCAAGATCATCGCGTTTGACGAGGAAGCTCGCCGCGGCCTTGAGCGCGGCATGAACCAGCTTGCCGATGCCGTCAAGGTGACGCTGGGCCCCAAGGGCCGCAACGTCGTCCTTGAGAAGAAGTGGGGCGCCCCCACGATCACCAACGACGGTGTCTCCATCGCCAAGGAGATCGAGCTCGAGGACCCGTACGAGAAGATCGGTGCCGAGCTCGTCAAGGAGGTCGCCAAGAAGACGGACGACGTCGCTGGCGACGGCACCACCACCGCCACCGTGCTCGCCCAGGCCCTGGTTCGCGAGGGTCTGCGCAACGTCGCGGCCGGCGCCAACCCGATGGCCCTGAAGCGCGGTATCGAGAAGGCCGTCGCGGCCGTCTCGGACCAGCTGCTGGCGCAGGCCAAGGACGTGGAGACCAAGGAGCAGATCGCCTCCACCGCCTCCATCTCCGCCGCTGACACCCAGATCGGCGAGCTCATCGCCGAGGCCATGGACAAGGTCGGCAAGGAAGGTGTCATCACCGTCGAGGAGAGCAACACCTTCGGCCTGGAGCTCGAGCTCACCGAGGGCATGCGCTTCGACAAGGGCTACATCTCCGCCTACTTCGCCACCGACCTGGAGCGGATGGAGGCCTCCTTCGAGGACCCCTACATCCTGATCGCCAACTCCAAGATCGGCTCGGTCAAGGACCTGCTCCCGCTGCTGGAGAAGGTCATGCAGAGCGGCAAGCCGCTCGTCATCATCGCCGAGGACGTCGAGGGCGAGGCCCTGTCGACCCTGGTGGTCAACAAGATCCGTGGCACCTTCAAGTCCGTCGCCGTCAAGGCCCCGGGCTTCGGCGACCGCCGCAAGGCCATGCTCGGTGACATCGCCATCCTCACCGGCGGCACCGTGATCTCCGAGGAGGTCGGCCTCAAGCTGGAGAACGCCGGTCTCGAGCTGCTGGGCACCGCCCGCAAGGTGGTCATCACCAAGGACGAGACCACCATCGTCGACGGTGGCGGCGACAGCGAGCAGGTCGCCGGCCGGGTCAACCAGATCCGCGCCGAGATCGAGAACAGCGACTCGGACTACGACCGCGAGAAGCTCCAGGAGCGCCTCGCCAAGCTGGCCGGCGGCGTGGCCGTCATCAAGGCCGGCGCGGCGACCGAGGTCGAGCTGAAGGAGCGCAAGCACCGCATCGAGGACGCCGTTCGCAACGCGAAGGCGGCCGTCGAGGAGGGCATCGTCGCCGGCGGTGGCGTGGCCCTGCTGCAGGCCGGTGTCGCGTTCGACAAGCTCGAGCTCGAGGGCGACGAGGCCACTGGCGCCAACATCGTCAAGGTCGCGCTGGAGGCCCCGATCAAGCAGATCGCCACCAACGCCGGCCTCGAGGGCGGCGTCGTGGTGGAGAAGGTCCGCAACCTGCCCGCCGGCCACGGCCTGAACGCCGCGACCAACGAGTACGTGGACCTGATCGCCTCGGGCATCATCGACCCGGCCAAGGTCACCCGTTCCGCGCTGCAGAACGCCGCCTCCATCGCGGCGCTCTTCCTCACCACCGAGGCCGTCATCGCCGACAAGCCGGAGAAGGCCGCCCCGGCCGCCGGCGGCGGCATGCCGGGCGGTGACATGGACTTCTGA
- a CDS encoding HD domain-containing protein codes for MTVMPTEPHPATDALIDRWNVLLERCGATAAPEPYCRALLARWAEPQRRYHTTDHLLAVLDEVDLLAAHAQDPDAVRLAAWFHDAVYRPDRSENEERSARLAIRALGEAGLSAALIAEVVRLVRLTVDHHPAPGDRNGEVLCDADLAVLGRSPEAYARYTAAVRAEYAFVPEDVFRRERAAVLRQLLALPALYRTPAAHARYDGPARTNLAAELAELSKPVP; via the coding sequence ATGACCGTCATGCCGACCGAACCGCACCCCGCGACCGATGCCCTGATCGACCGCTGGAACGTCCTGCTGGAGCGCTGCGGCGCCACCGCCGCCCCCGAGCCGTACTGCCGCGCGCTGCTGGCTCGCTGGGCCGAACCGCAGCGCCGCTACCACACCACCGACCACCTGCTGGCCGTGCTGGACGAGGTGGACCTGCTCGCCGCGCACGCCCAGGACCCGGACGCGGTGCGGCTGGCCGCCTGGTTCCACGACGCCGTGTACCGGCCGGACCGCTCGGAGAACGAGGAGCGCAGCGCCCGGTTGGCGATCCGCGCGCTCGGCGAGGCGGGGCTGTCGGCCGCGCTGATCGCCGAAGTGGTCCGGCTGGTCCGGCTGACCGTCGACCACCACCCGGCCCCGGGCGACCGGAACGGCGAGGTGCTCTGCGATGCCGATCTCGCGGTGCTCGGCCGGTCTCCCGAGGCCTACGCCCGGTACACCGCCGCTGTCCGCGCGGAGTACGCCTTCGTGCCCGAGGACGTGTTCCGCCGCGAGCGCGCGGCCGTCCTGCGCCAACTGCTGGCGCTGCCCGCGCTCTACCGCACCCCCGCCGCGCACGCCCGCTACGACGGGCCGGCCCGCACCAACCTGGCGGCCGAACTCGCCGAACTCAGCAAGCCGGTGCCGTAG
- a CDS encoding PadR family transcriptional regulator codes for MTGRAMQEPTLLLLTALADAPRHGYALIQEIATISGGRVAMRTGTLYAALDRLLDQGVIRVERDEVVDGRARRTYALAEPGRALLAEEAERLRAVAAEAQRRLAVVRPVAKGVWA; via the coding sequence ATGACAGGACGGGCCATGCAGGAGCCGACGCTGCTCCTGCTCACCGCGCTGGCCGATGCCCCACGGCACGGCTACGCGCTCATCCAGGAAATCGCCACGATCTCCGGCGGCCGGGTCGCGATGCGCACCGGCACGCTCTACGCCGCGTTGGACCGGCTGCTCGACCAGGGTGTGATCCGGGTCGAGCGCGACGAGGTGGTGGACGGGCGGGCCCGGCGCACCTACGCGCTGGCCGAGCCCGGGCGCGCCCTGCTCGCCGAGGAGGCCGAGCGGCTGCGTGCCGTGGCCGCCGAGGCCCAGCGCCGGCTCGCCGTCGTGCGACCGGTTGCCAAGGGGGTGTGGGCATGA